In a single window of the Pontibacter russatus genome:
- a CDS encoding group III truncated hemoglobin, which yields MTESKDILTLEDIRQLVDLFYERVRADALLGPIFEERIQDNWARHLEIMYRFWQTVLLGELTYQGSPGAKHITLPVGGEHFEKWLSIFNTTVDELFNGSKATEAKWRAARMAEMFAGKIALYQKNNTTIL from the coding sequence ATGACAGAAAGCAAAGACATACTGACTTTAGAAGACATCAGGCAACTGGTGGACCTGTTTTACGAGAGGGTGCGGGCGGACGCCCTGCTGGGACCCATTTTCGAGGAGCGCATCCAGGACAACTGGGCGCGCCATCTGGAGATCATGTACCGGTTCTGGCAAACGGTGCTGCTGGGGGAACTGACGTACCAGGGCAGCCCCGGCGCCAAGCACATCACGCTGCCCGTGGGCGGGGAGCATTTTGAAAAATGGCTCAGCATTTTCAATACAACGGTGGATGAGCTTTTTAACGGGAGCAAAGCGACAGAGGCCAAATGGCGCGCGGCGCGCATGGCGGAGATGTTCGCCGGCAAAATAGCGCTTTACCAGAAAAACAACACCACTATTCTCTGA
- a CDS encoding vitamin B12-dependent ribonucleotide reductase, translating into MKKISQTPAGLSFSRHFTKAAQDPFSVFRYELRSSTIRTPTGDVVAELKDVEVPAQWSQIATDILAQKYLRRAGVPQPDGSTGAERSVKQVVHRLANCWRAWGSRYGYFKTEEDAQVFYDELVYMLLGQYAAPNSPQWFNTGLYESYGIAGKAQGHYYVEPETGQLKEADSAFKRPQPHACFILSVQDDLAQKGGLMDLLVQEARIFKFGSGVGTNFSAIRGKDEPLSGGGTSSGLMSFLRVGDRAAGAIKSGGTTRRAAKMVCLDLDHPEIEAFINWKKEEEKKVAALIADGYPADYEGEAYQTVSGQNSNNSVRVPNAFFEALHTDADWHLTARTDGRVVKAVPARHLWRQIAEAAWACADPGVQFDTTINEWHTCPAGGKIKASNPCSEYMFLDDTACNLASLNLFKFFDQEKQEFDVVAFRHACRLWTVVLEISVLMAQFPSEAVAQRSYDYRTIGLGYANLGALLMVQGPPYDSDAARAMSAGITSLMTGTAYSTSAEMAAALGAFAKYEQNREAMLRVMRNHRYATYDQQDAYENLSIKPHGLDQELCPPQLLQAARQAWDQALEQGEAYGYRNAQATVIAPTGTIGLLMDCDTTGVEPDFALVKYKKLSGGGYFKIINQSIPAALQKLGYVPEQVQAIVNYAKGHGTLKGAPHLSQEALLAKGLLPEDIHKLEAALPTAYDITALFNVYTLGEECLQRLGYTPAQYQQPDFNLLRSLGYTQLQVEEANEYACGTMTVEGAPYLKKEHYPVFDCANRCGNKGTRFIKAEGHILMMAAVQPFISGAISKTINLPNETSVAEVARCYELSWELGLKACSLYRDGSKLSQPLTAKSSRTEKEETPAEAPDTAAPSPGAKEATYNAEQVLRAAQAILSDAAQPTFRQQLTAMVKRRKLPDKRRGFTQKAKIDGHTVYIRTGDYPDGTLGEIFIDMYKEGASFRSILNCFAISVSLGLQYGVPLEEFVSRFTFTRFEPAGRVEHPNIKSATSVFDYIFRLLGYEYLNRTDLVHVQPTGKEMDAETTAAPQETKPDKPAANGKTYQVVTQSKTVLMEQTQQVLASMMGDAPICNVCGHITIRSGTCYKCLNCGNSLGCS; encoded by the coding sequence ATGAAAAAAATCTCTCAAACACCTGCGGGGCTTTCCTTTTCCCGCCACTTCACAAAAGCAGCGCAAGACCCCTTCAGCGTGTTCCGCTACGAACTCCGCTCCTCCACCATCCGCACCCCCACCGGCGATGTGGTTGCCGAGCTGAAGGACGTGGAGGTGCCCGCGCAGTGGTCGCAGATTGCCACCGACATCCTGGCCCAGAAATACCTGCGCCGTGCGGGTGTGCCGCAACCCGACGGCAGCACCGGGGCCGAGCGGTCGGTGAAGCAGGTGGTACACCGGCTGGCCAATTGCTGGCGGGCCTGGGGCAGCCGCTACGGCTATTTCAAGACAGAGGAGGATGCGCAGGTGTTTTACGACGAGCTGGTATATATGCTGCTGGGCCAGTATGCCGCCCCCAACTCACCGCAGTGGTTCAACACGGGGCTATATGAGTCTTACGGCATCGCAGGGAAAGCACAGGGACACTATTATGTGGAGCCAGAAACAGGGCAGCTGAAGGAAGCGGACTCTGCTTTTAAGCGGCCGCAGCCGCACGCCTGCTTTATTTTGTCGGTGCAGGACGACCTGGCCCAGAAAGGCGGGCTGATGGACCTGCTGGTGCAGGAGGCACGGATCTTCAAGTTCGGTTCCGGGGTAGGCACCAACTTCTCGGCCATCCGGGGCAAAGACGAGCCGCTGTCCGGTGGCGGCACTTCCTCTGGTTTGATGTCGTTCCTGCGCGTGGGCGACAGGGCCGCCGGGGCCATCAAATCTGGCGGCACCACGCGGCGGGCCGCCAAAATGGTGTGCCTCGACCTGGACCACCCGGAGATAGAGGCCTTCATCAACTGGAAAAAAGAAGAGGAGAAAAAAGTGGCCGCCCTAATTGCCGACGGCTACCCCGCCGACTACGAAGGCGAGGCTTATCAGACCGTGTCGGGCCAGAACTCAAACAACTCGGTGCGGGTGCCGAACGCTTTTTTTGAGGCCCTGCACACCGATGCGGACTGGCACCTGACCGCCCGCACCGATGGGCGCGTGGTCAAAGCCGTCCCTGCCCGCCATCTATGGCGGCAGATCGCGGAGGCCGCCTGGGCCTGTGCCGACCCGGGCGTGCAGTTCGACACCACCATCAACGAGTGGCACACCTGCCCGGCCGGGGGAAAGATAAAGGCTTCCAACCCCTGCTCGGAGTACATGTTCCTCGACGATACGGCCTGCAACCTGGCCTCGCTCAACCTGTTCAAGTTCTTCGACCAGGAGAAACAGGAATTTGATGTCGTCGCCTTCCGCCACGCCTGCCGCCTCTGGACGGTGGTGCTGGAGATTTCGGTGCTGATGGCGCAGTTCCCTTCCGAGGCGGTGGCGCAGCGCTCCTACGACTACCGCACCATCGGCCTCGGCTACGCCAACCTGGGGGCGCTGCTGATGGTGCAGGGCCCCCCCTACGACAGCGACGCGGCCCGCGCCATGTCGGCTGGCATCACCTCGCTCATGACCGGCACCGCCTACAGCACGTCCGCCGAGATGGCCGCTGCACTGGGTGCTTTTGCGAAATACGAACAGAACCGGGAGGCCATGCTGCGCGTGATGCGCAACCACCGCTACGCCACCTACGACCAGCAGGACGCCTACGAAAACCTGAGCATCAAACCGCACGGCCTGGACCAGGAGTTGTGCCCGCCGCAGCTGCTGCAGGCGGCGCGGCAGGCCTGGGACCAGGCGCTGGAGCAGGGCGAGGCATATGGCTACCGCAACGCCCAGGCCACCGTCATCGCCCCCACCGGCACCATCGGGCTGCTGATGGATTGCGACACGACCGGCGTGGAGCCGGATTTTGCGCTGGTGAAGTACAAAAAGCTCTCGGGGGGCGGCTACTTCAAAATCATCAACCAGTCCATCCCGGCGGCGCTGCAGAAGTTGGGCTATGTACCGGAGCAGGTGCAGGCCATCGTGAACTACGCCAAAGGCCACGGCACCCTGAAAGGCGCACCGCACCTTTCCCAGGAGGCGCTGCTTGCAAAAGGCCTGCTGCCCGAGGATATACATAAACTGGAAGCCGCCCTGCCAACTGCCTATGACATCACTGCCCTGTTCAATGTATATACCTTGGGAGAGGAGTGCCTGCAGCGCCTGGGCTATACCCCGGCCCAGTACCAGCAGCCGGACTTTAACCTGCTGCGCAGCCTGGGCTATACCCAATTGCAAGTAGAGGAAGCAAACGAATACGCCTGTGGCACCATGACCGTGGAGGGAGCGCCATACCTTAAAAAAGAGCACTACCCGGTGTTCGACTGCGCCAACCGCTGCGGCAACAAGGGCACGCGCTTCATCAAAGCCGAAGGCCATATCCTGATGATGGCGGCGGTGCAGCCGTTTATATCCGGTGCCATCTCCAAAACCATCAACCTGCCAAACGAAACGAGCGTGGCCGAGGTGGCCAGGTGCTATGAGCTGTCGTGGGAACTGGGGCTGAAAGCCTGCTCGCTCTACCGCGATGGCAGCAAGCTCTCGCAGCCGCTTACCGCTAAAAGCAGCCGCACAGAGAAGGAAGAGACGCCTGCCGAAGCGCCCGATACGGCAGCGCCGTCACCCGGCGCGAAAGAGGCCACCTATAACGCTGAACAGGTGCTCAGGGCGGCCCAGGCCATCCTGTCCGATGCGGCACAGCCAACGTTCCGCCAGCAGCTGACGGCGATGGTGAAGCGCCGCAAGTTGCCGGACAAGCGCAGAGGGTTTACGCAGAAGGCCAAGATAGACGGCCACACAGTATATATCCGCACCGGTGATTACCCGGATGGCACATTGGGAGAAATCTTTATCGATATGTACAAAGAGGGCGCCTCGTTCCGCTCCATCCTCAACTGCTTTGCCATCTCGGTGTCGCTGGGCTTGCAGTACGGGGTGCCACTGGAGGAGTTCGTGAGCCGCTTTACCTTCACCCGCTTCGAACCGGCGGGCCGCGTGGAGCACCCGAACATCAAATCGGCCACCTCAGTGTTCGACTATATCTTCCGGCTGCTGGGCTACGAGTACCTGAACCGCACCGACCTGGTGCATGTGCAGCCAACGGGGAAAGAAATGGATGCGGAAACTACAGCCGCGCCACAGGAAACGAAGCCCGATAAACCAGCCGCGAACGGCAAAACGTATCAGGTGGTGACGCAGAGTAAAACGGTGCTCATGGAACAGACGCAGCAGGTGCTGGCCAGCATGATGGGCGACGCGCCCATTTGCAACGTGTGCGGCCATATCACCATCCGCTCCGGCACCTGCTACAAGTGCCTGAACTGCGGCAACAGCCTGGGCTGTAGCTAA
- the ric gene encoding iron-sulfur cluster repair di-iron protein — MEATQNIEVLDVTIIAPRLKHPTIFEKFDALKGGEAFIIHNDHDPKPVYYQLLGERGNTFKWEYLLQGPEVWEVKITKQAPAEGDTVGELVAKDYRKAQVFKKYGIDFCCGGKKSVAQACEERGINPEVLETELEASTVAATRETDYGSWEPGFLADYIVNMHHKYVREAIPALYEYTSKIARVHGQRHPELLEVAKHFTNVANELEAHMPKEERVLFPYIKQLAEAKKHGVTLDKPAFGSIQNPINMMEMEHEAAGDELVSIRTLTNDFALPADACATYTVAFKKLQEFEEDLHRHIHLENNILFPKALELEKEVLK, encoded by the coding sequence ATGGAAGCCACACAAAACATAGAAGTACTGGATGTCACCATCATCGCACCGCGTCTGAAGCACCCCACCATTTTCGAGAAATTTGATGCCCTGAAAGGCGGCGAGGCCTTCATCATCCACAACGACCACGACCCGAAGCCTGTCTATTACCAATTGCTGGGCGAGCGCGGCAACACCTTTAAGTGGGAGTACCTGCTGCAGGGCCCCGAGGTATGGGAGGTGAAGATAACCAAGCAGGCCCCGGCCGAGGGCGACACCGTGGGCGAGCTGGTGGCAAAGGACTACCGCAAGGCGCAGGTGTTCAAAAAGTACGGCATCGACTTCTGCTGCGGCGGTAAAAAATCGGTTGCCCAGGCGTGTGAGGAGAGAGGCATTAACCCCGAAGTGCTGGAAACAGAGCTGGAGGCCAGCACCGTCGCCGCCACCCGCGAAACAGACTACGGCAGCTGGGAGCCCGGCTTCCTGGCCGACTATATTGTAAACATGCACCACAAGTACGTGCGCGAGGCCATCCCGGCCCTGTACGAGTACACCTCCAAAATTGCCCGCGTGCATGGGCAGCGCCATCCGGAGCTGCTGGAGGTGGCCAAGCACTTCACCAACGTGGCCAACGAGCTGGAGGCCCATATGCCGAAAGAGGAGCGCGTGCTGTTCCCTTACATCAAGCAACTGGCGGAGGCGAAAAAGCACGGCGTCACGCTCGACAAACCCGCCTTCGGCTCTATCCAGAACCCCATCAACATGATGGAGATGGAACACGAGGCAGCCGGAGATGAGCTGGTGTCCATACGAACCCTGACGAACGACTTCGCCCTGCCCGCCGATGCCTGCGCCACTTACACGGTTGCCTTCAAGAAGCTGCAGGAGTTTGAGGAGGACCTGCACCGCCACATCCACCTCGAGAACAACATCCTGTTCCCGAAAGCGCTGGAGCTGGAGAAAGAAGTCCTGAAATAA
- a CDS encoding hemerythrin domain-containing protein has translation MENATKPQKRDKSLVPLSREHHFSLLFCWKLRQGLKNGADLEVMRAYVRYFWKSILQPHCAEEEWVLGRLLPKNNYMRQRLEEEHRLLQALIELVEEGSKMNRDLFRVLEQDLVDHVRWEERDLFPYLQAEVRPDELELTGKILEHRHTVHTDDFTPDFWVRPAKAK, from the coding sequence ATGGAAAACGCAACGAAACCCCAAAAGAGAGACAAAAGCCTGGTTCCACTCTCCAGGGAGCACCACTTCAGCCTGCTGTTCTGCTGGAAGCTGCGGCAGGGGCTGAAGAACGGCGCCGACCTGGAGGTGATGCGCGCGTACGTGCGCTACTTCTGGAAAAGCATTCTGCAGCCGCACTGCGCGGAGGAGGAATGGGTGCTGGGCCGGCTGCTTCCGAAAAACAACTACATGCGCCAGCGGCTGGAAGAGGAGCACCGCCTGCTGCAGGCGCTGATAGAGCTGGTGGAGGAAGGAAGCAAGATGAACAGGGATTTGTTCAGGGTGCTGGAGCAGGACCTGGTGGACCACGTGCGCTGGGAGGAGCGCGACCTGTTCCCGTACCTGCAGGCCGAGGTGCGGCCCGACGAGCTGGAGCTGACAGGCAAAATACTGGAGCACCGGCACACGGTGCATACCGACGACTTTACCCCGGACTTCTGGGTCAGGCCAGCCAAAGCGAAGTAA
- a CDS encoding DUF2249 domain-containing protein, which translates to MEIAATTKISTLIKENPEAVEAIASISSHFEKLRNPLLRKLLAPRVTIADAARIGGCGVEAFYEKLAPLGFSVSSSSQGSALVQAAAAAPRPAALAQLPPENIITLDVREAIAAGNDPFQSIMSAVGKLDSTNALLLVNTFEPTPLFSILAKKGYAAHTEVQGPDLVHTYFWLSGGKQAATSEAKAPGKSFEQLLQRFGNSKVRSIDVRHLEMPQPMVTILSELEQLPANQALLVTHRRVPRFLLPQLEERGFVHALREVGPAEVYILIYKAT; encoded by the coding sequence ATGGAAATAGCAGCCACTACCAAAATCTCCACCCTCATCAAGGAAAACCCGGAGGCTGTGGAGGCCATCGCCTCCATCAGCAGCCATTTTGAGAAGCTGCGCAACCCGCTGCTCCGCAAGCTGCTCGCCCCACGGGTCACCATCGCCGACGCCGCCCGCATCGGGGGCTGCGGGGTGGAGGCCTTCTACGAGAAACTGGCCCCGCTCGGCTTCAGTGTCAGCAGCAGCAGCCAGGGCAGCGCGCTGGTGCAGGCCGCCGCGGCTGCCCCCAGGCCTGCCGCACTGGCGCAGCTGCCCCCGGAAAACATCATCACGCTGGACGTGCGCGAGGCTATCGCCGCTGGCAACGACCCTTTCCAAAGCATTATGAGTGCGGTGGGCAAGCTCGACAGCACCAACGCGCTGCTGCTCGTGAACACGTTTGAGCCGACGCCGCTTTTCTCTATCCTCGCCAAAAAAGGGTACGCCGCCCACACCGAGGTGCAGGGGCCGGACCTGGTGCACACATACTTCTGGCTGAGCGGCGGGAAGCAGGCGGCGACTTCGGAAGCGAAGGCTCCCGGGAAAAGCTTTGAGCAACTGCTGCAGCGGTTCGGCAACAGCAAGGTCAGGAGCATCGATGTGCGCCACCTGGAGATGCCCCAACCCATGGTGACCATCCTGAGTGAGCTGGAGCAGCTGCCCGCCAACCAGGCACTGCTCGTGACGCACCGGCGGGTGCCGCGTTTTCTGCTGCCGCAACTCGAGGAGCGCGGCTTTGTGCATGCCCTCCGGGAAGTGGGCCCTGCCGAAGTGTACATCCTGATATATAAAGCGACCTAG
- a CDS encoding heme-copper oxidase family protein produces MRTATISNSPAKWVVLPHYAFAALAFLALGVLLLFSTDAFGGHYFHPKLLTLTHVAVLGWATMLIFGALYQLLPVVLEGKLYSERLAIYTFGLLGTGTILLAYAFWNFEVGWVMHVAACCLFVSFLLFTINVVQTARRAPKWLVEADFIVTSAIWLLMTGLVGLLMAVNFSMPFLPEEHVHYLKLHAHMGMAGWFLLLIIGVGSKLIPMFLLAHMKETKKLNWAYNLINGGLVLFVFDHMVLRMGLLAFCAALVAGGVVLFLLYVQEARKAALRKETDLGMKQTFVALGLLVLPLVLVFVVSGSGQRIAPQLLSSIYLVYGITVFLGFVTALILGQTFKTLPFIVWMHAYEDHVGRFKTPLPKDLYSHQLQRWQNTSYLLGFLLLVAGVLLRQQEIILAGAIAFTLTAVLYMINVFSLLLHKVHDLKPFTYGNAST; encoded by the coding sequence ATGCGCACCGCCACTATCTCCAACTCGCCGGCTAAATGGGTGGTGCTGCCGCACTACGCGTTTGCCGCCCTCGCTTTCCTGGCGCTGGGCGTGCTGCTGCTCTTCTCCACCGATGCCTTCGGCGGGCACTACTTTCACCCCAAGCTGCTGACCCTGACGCACGTGGCGGTGCTGGGCTGGGCCACCATGCTCATTTTCGGGGCGCTGTACCAGTTGCTGCCCGTGGTGCTGGAGGGGAAGCTTTACTCGGAGCGGCTTGCCATATATACATTCGGGCTGCTGGGCACCGGCACCATCCTGCTGGCCTATGCCTTCTGGAACTTTGAGGTGGGCTGGGTGATGCATGTGGCCGCCTGCTGTCTGTTCGTTTCTTTCCTGCTGTTCACCATCAACGTTGTCCAGACGGCCCGGAGAGCGCCCAAGTGGCTGGTGGAGGCGGACTTTATCGTGACCTCGGCCATCTGGCTGCTCATGACGGGACTGGTGGGCCTGCTGATGGCGGTTAACTTCTCCATGCCCTTCCTGCCGGAGGAACATGTGCATTACCTGAAGCTGCACGCGCATATGGGCATGGCCGGCTGGTTCCTGCTGCTGATCATCGGCGTGGGCTCTAAACTGATCCCGATGTTTTTGCTGGCGCACATGAAGGAGACGAAGAAACTGAACTGGGCCTATAACCTCATCAACGGGGGGCTGGTGCTGTTCGTCTTCGACCATATGGTGCTGCGGATGGGGCTGCTGGCCTTTTGTGCGGCGCTGGTGGCCGGAGGCGTCGTGCTGTTCCTGCTGTATGTGCAGGAGGCGCGAAAAGCCGCTTTGCGGAAGGAGACAGACCTGGGCATGAAGCAGACGTTCGTGGCGCTGGGGCTGCTTGTGCTGCCGCTGGTGCTGGTGTTCGTGGTGAGCGGCAGCGGCCAGCGCATCGCGCCGCAGCTCCTGTCGTCCATCTACCTGGTATATGGCATCACGGTGTTCCTGGGTTTTGTGACCGCGCTCATCCTCGGGCAAACGTTCAAGACCCTGCCGTTCATCGTCTGGATGCACGCCTACGAAGACCATGTGGGGCGCTTTAAAACGCCGCTCCCCAAAGACCTGTACAGCCACCAGTTGCAGCGCTGGCAAAACACAAGCTACCTGCTCGGCTTCCTGCTGCTGGTGGCCGGGGTGCTGCTGCGCCAACAGGAAATTATCCTGGCCGGGGCCATTGCCTTCACCCTTACGGCTGTTTTATATATGATAAACGTGTTCAGCCTGCTGCTGCACAAAGTACATGACCTTAAACCCTTCACCTATGGAAACGCAAGCACCTGA
- a CDS encoding metal-sulfur cluster assembly factor — translation METQAPDIGQEAFETLKYIIDPEIGINIVDLGLVYKVSLEQGLLTVELTLTTPGCPMSSTIVKAAEQILMKRFPSLDVAVELVWSPPWSMEMITEEGERQLGRM, via the coding sequence ATGGAAACGCAAGCACCTGACATCGGTCAGGAGGCCTTCGAAACGCTGAAGTATATCATTGACCCTGAAATCGGGATAAACATTGTGGACCTGGGGCTGGTATATAAAGTGAGCCTCGAGCAGGGGCTACTCACGGTGGAACTCACCCTGACCACGCCCGGCTGCCCCATGAGCAGCACCATCGTCAAGGCGGCGGAGCAGATTCTGATGAAGCGCTTCCCCAGCCTGGACGTGGCGGTGGAACTGGTGTGGTCGCCGCCCTGGTCGATGGAGATGATTACAGAGGAAGGGGAGCGGCAGTTGGGAAGGATGTGA
- a CDS encoding RrF2 family transcriptional regulator, with protein sequence MLSKTTEYALRAVVYVAMHDTQGVKVGIKEIAKELELPAHFMGKILQDLVRKGVISSVKGPGGGFFLHRPASDINLLEVVQVIDGLEAFRRCGMGMKQCSDTHPCPLHNDIKAYRDQMLKVFSTKTIQDLVDGISSGQYFITNVHEAEPKV encoded by the coding sequence ATGTTATCAAAGACAACAGAATATGCCCTGCGTGCCGTAGTATACGTTGCCATGCACGATACCCAGGGCGTGAAAGTGGGGATAAAGGAAATAGCCAAGGAACTGGAGCTGCCGGCGCATTTCATGGGCAAGATACTGCAGGACCTGGTGCGCAAGGGCGTTATCTCTTCTGTAAAAGGCCCCGGAGGCGGATTCTTCCTGCACCGGCCCGCCAGCGATATTAACCTGCTGGAAGTGGTGCAGGTGATTGACGGCCTCGAGGCTTTCAGGCGCTGCGGCATGGGCATGAAGCAGTGCTCCGACACGCACCCCTGCCCCCTCCACAACGATATCAAGGCTTACCGCGACCAGATGCTGAAGGTGTTCAGCACCAAAACCATACAGGACCTGGTGGACGGCATCAGCTCCGGGCAGTATTTTATCACTAACGTACACGAGGCCGAGCCGAAGGTGTAA
- a CDS encoding glycoside hydrolase family 32 protein, with protein MKKLYALAALGTLLYSCNANQSAVENTGTEATTEATAATSDEPHRPQFHFTPPSGWMNDPNGMVYHNGEYHLFYQHNPDSTVWGPMHWGHAVSRDMVDWEHLPIALYPDSLGTIFSGSAVVDVNNTSGLGTAANPAMVAIFTYHNAEAEKAGKDDFQTQGIAFSLDNGRNWTKYEGNPVLENPGIRDFRDPKVLWYEEGQKWIMTLAVKDHISFYSSPNLLDWKLESDFGANVGAHGGVWECPDLFKLPVEGTDEEKWVLIVNINPGAPNGGSGTQYFIGNFDGSKFVMDPQFEAGLQAEPTIATTVNGQEGIWLDYGRDEYAGVTWANVPEEDGRRLFMGWMSNWAYANVVPTEKWRSAMTMARTLELVDTPAGLRVASYPVKELQHLYGPTYTLEAQDVAGALPISEKAPFSTPTFDLQLELERLSPDGQFAVELSNDQNQKALVGYDATRKQYYIDRRNAGDTSFSDDFAGIHYAPRLANGASFPVRLLVDVASVEFFADGGKTVMTDIFFPDGPFTKVRLLTESGEFKVDSGKLTELKSIYN; from the coding sequence ATGAAAAAATTGTATGCCCTCGCCGCGCTTGGCACGCTGCTGTATAGTTGCAACGCAAACCAATCGGCGGTTGAGAACACTGGCACAGAAGCAACAACAGAGGCCACAGCAGCCACTTCCGACGAGCCGCACCGCCCGCAGTTTCACTTCACGCCGCCCTCCGGCTGGATGAACGACCCGAACGGGATGGTGTACCACAACGGCGAGTACCACCTCTTTTACCAGCACAACCCCGACAGCACCGTTTGGGGGCCGATGCACTGGGGCCACGCCGTGAGCAGGGATATGGTGGACTGGGAGCACCTGCCGATTGCGCTCTACCCCGACAGCCTGGGCACCATTTTCTCGGGCAGCGCCGTAGTGGATGTAAACAACACCTCCGGGCTGGGGACAGCAGCCAATCCGGCCATGGTCGCCATTTTCACCTACCACAATGCGGAGGCAGAAAAGGCGGGCAAGGATGATTTTCAGACGCAGGGCATCGCCTTTAGCCTGGACAATGGCCGGAACTGGACAAAGTACGAGGGTAACCCCGTGCTGGAAAATCCTGGGATACGCGATTTCCGTGACCCAAAAGTTTTGTGGTATGAAGAAGGGCAGAAGTGGATCATGACGTTAGCCGTAAAAGACCACATTAGTTTTTACTCCTCCCCTAACCTGCTCGATTGGAAACTGGAAAGTGATTTTGGCGCCAACGTGGGCGCGCACGGCGGTGTGTGGGAGTGCCCCGACCTGTTTAAGCTTCCGGTGGAGGGAACTGATGAAGAGAAATGGGTACTGATTGTAAACATCAACCCCGGTGCGCCAAACGGCGGATCAGGCACGCAATACTTTATAGGCAATTTCGACGGCAGCAAGTTTGTGATGGACCCGCAGTTTGAGGCAGGCCTGCAGGCGGAACCAACCATCGCAACCACCGTGAACGGACAGGAAGGCATCTGGCTCGACTATGGCCGGGACGAGTACGCCGGAGTAACCTGGGCTAACGTGCCGGAAGAAGACGGCCGTCGCCTGTTTATGGGCTGGATGAGTAACTGGGCCTACGCCAACGTGGTGCCGACAGAAAAGTGGCGAAGCGCTATGACGATGGCCCGGACCCTTGAATTGGTAGACACGCCGGCAGGGCTGCGTGTGGCCTCTTATCCTGTAAAAGAGTTGCAGCACCTATATGGCCCGACGTACACTCTCGAAGCACAGGATGTTGCCGGTGCGCTACCCATATCAGAGAAGGCGCCTTTTTCGACTCCGACTTTTGATTTACAACTGGAGTTGGAGCGTCTTTCCCCGGACGGGCAGTTTGCTGTGGAACTGTCGAATGATCAGAACCAGAAAGCGCTTGTCGGTTATGATGCCACGCGCAAGCAGTACTATATAGACAGGCGAAACGCAGGTGACACCAGTTTTTCCGATGATTTCGCCGGCATTCACTATGCCCCGCGCCTGGCCAACGGAGCTTCTTTTCCGGTGCGCCTGCTGGTTGACGTGGCCTCGGTGGAGTTCTTCGCCGACGGCGGCAAAACCGTGATGACGGACATCTTCTTCCCCGATGGACCCTTTACCAAGGTAAGGCTGCTCACCGAAAGCGGAGAGTTTAAAGTAGATTCAGGGAAGCTGACGGAACTGAAGTCTATATATAACTGA
- a CDS encoding DUF4397 domain-containing protein has protein sequence MKNLFSTRALSRVSLFLCSIMAFGLTGCLDSDMDDAPEPKPVSYVSFYHGAPDAPDFNVSVDDEKINSQAFKYSNASNYLSLATGNHEISFTPVTATTPLADTTFNFKEDNIYSLFTVGSQQNVDVLVVQDSLITPGTGKAAVRLINLSPDAPAVDVAVSGGGAAPLFTGVEFKEDTPFITVTDGTLSFVVKETGTENVLVAATSLSLEPGRNYTLIVRGFQTPPAGNSNVLALQIVRNY, from the coding sequence ATGAAAAATCTTTTCAGCACGCGCGCTTTAAGCCGCGTTTCCCTTTTCCTGTGCAGCATCATGGCGTTCGGGTTAACAGGCTGCCTTGACAGCGACATGGACGACGCCCCCGAGCCAAAACCCGTATCGTACGTCTCTTTTTACCACGGTGCGCCTGATGCCCCTGACTTCAATGTTTCTGTGGACGACGAGAAAATCAACAGCCAGGCCTTCAAATACTCGAATGCCTCCAACTACCTGTCGCTTGCCACAGGCAACCACGAAATCTCCTTTACGCCCGTAACGGCCACGACCCCCCTTGCCGACACCACCTTCAACTTTAAGGAGGATAATATTTACTCGCTGTTTACGGTAGGCAGCCAGCAGAACGTAGACGTACTGGTGGTGCAGGACAGCCTGATCACGCCGGGCACCGGTAAAGCCGCAGTCCGCCTCATCAACCTGTCGCCAGATGCGCCCGCTGTGGATGTGGCGGTGTCGGGAGGCGGAGCCGCCCCCTTGTTCACTGGCGTGGAGTTTAAGGAAGACACGCCGTTCATCACGGTAACGGACGGCACGCTATCCTTCGTGGTGAAAGAGACCGGTACAGAAAATGTGCTGGTTGCCGCGACAAGCCTCAGCCTGGAGCCCGGCAGGAATTACACGCTCATCGTGCGCGGTTTCCAGACCCCCCCGGCCGGGAACTCGAATGTGCTTGCCCTGCAGATAGTCAGAAACTACTAG